One window from the genome of Anopheles merus strain MAF chromosome 3R, AmerM5.1, whole genome shotgun sequence encodes:
- the LOC121597442 gene encoding zwei Ig domain protein zig-8-like — protein MAALRSQYGINIFFLFIVHLNHGITKSLQTFSEEQFLLELSDDRSSSPVTRPPIRNRTPPYLGNLHLGFHQHQQHHHQHSETSENEIYDSDESNLLRTPLDRGPHFDLSASKNITALVGKTAYLNCRVKNIGNKTVSWVRHRDIHLLTVGRFTYTSDQRFQAVHNPQTDDWSLQIRYPQKRDTGVYECQISTTPPVGHSMFLAVVEPITTIVGVPDLYINTGSTVNLTCIVRNSPEPPSTIFWTHNNQEINYDSPRGGVSVITEKGEMTTSYLLIQRARTTDSGKYVCSPSNADPSTINVHILNGTVRPPYSLTASRAMTNTTVFARYWQHFRQYLSGLPLLGSPLKRLTLPPSQWSLPLSIMVPSIASTAFFLQIHAWTNNCRW, from the exons GCATTACAAAGTCACTGCAAACCTTTTCGGAGGAACAGTTCCTGCTGGAGCTGAGTGACGATCGCAGCAGTTCACCGGTAACGCGTCCTCCGATACGCAACCGGACACCACCTTACCTTGGCAATCTGCACCTTGGCtttcaccagcaccagcagcaccaccatcagcacTCAGAGACGAGCGAGAACGAAATTTACGACTCGGACGAAAGTAATCTGCTCCGGACGCCGCTCGACCGTGGGCCACACTTTGATTTGTCCGCCTCGAAGAACATTACAGCGCTGGTCGGGAAGACGGCCTATCTCAACTGCCGGGTGAAGAACATCGGCAACAAAACg GTGTCCTGGGTGCGGCATCGTGACATTCATCTGTTAACCGTAGGTAGATTCACCTATACGTCAGACCAGCGTTTCCAGGCTGTACATAATCCCCAGACAGACGACTGGTCCCTACAA ATTAGATACCCCCAGAAGCGGGACACGGGCGTGTATGAGTGCCAGATCTCCACTACGCCACCGGTCGGGCACTCAATGTTCCTCGCCGTCGTAG AACCAATCACCACGATCGTTGGTGTGCCGGATCTGTACATCAACACGGGCTCAACTGTAAATTTAACCTGCATAGTGCGGAACTCGCCCGAGCCTCCTTCAACCATCTTTTGGACCCACAACAATCAG gaGATCAACTACGATTCACCCCGGGGCGGTGTGTCGGTCATAACGGAGAAGGGTGAAATGACGACATCGTACCTGCTAATACAACGCGCCCGTACCACCGACAGCGGGAAGTACGTCTGCTCCCCATCGAACGCCGATCCTTCCACGATCAACGTGCACATCCTGAATGGTACCGTTCGACCGCCCTACTCGCTAACCGCGTCAAGGGCAATGACAAATACGACAGTGTTCGCTCGATACTGGCAACATTTCAGACAGTATTTGTCGGGGCTACCATTGT TGGGCTCCCCGCTCAAGCGGTTAACATTGCCGCCCAGCCAGTGGAGTTTGCCGCTGAGCATAATGGTGCCCAGTATTGCATCAACAGCATTTTTCCTGCAAATCCACGCGTGGACCAACAACTGTCGGTGGTGA